The proteins below come from a single Burkholderia contaminans genomic window:
- a CDS encoding DUF7661 family protein, giving the protein MQDEYRFNAFGRPLAVVRTNDGWAVFDLGAEGKRRPANLHVPPTLAADELAQYLGDLLHEAATPRYNEVVPIPPRRA; this is encoded by the coding sequence ATGCAGGACGAATACCGCTTCAACGCATTCGGACGGCCGCTCGCCGTCGTGCGGACGAACGACGGCTGGGCCGTGTTCGATCTCGGCGCCGAAGGCAAGCGGCGCCCCGCCAATCTGCATGTTCCGCCCACGCTCGCGGCGGACGAACTCGCGCAATACCTCGGCGACCTGCTGCACGAAGCCGCGACCCCGCGATACAACGAAGTCGTCCCGATCCCGCCCCGCCGCGCGTAA
- a CDS encoding MarR family winged helix-turn-helix transcriptional regulator: MIRRMNPPRKSGVSADIVAADLTLAVGQLIRRLRSEIESGGLGMSQTSALARLERHGPMTTADLARAEAMKPQSMKATLASLEEDGLVEREPHPTDGRQILFRLTAAGLDARLKRNAAKHKWLGAAIEQLDPEDIATLAAAIPLIRRIGEQ; this comes from the coding sequence ATGATCCGCCGCATGAACCCGCCACGCAAATCCGGCGTTTCCGCCGATATCGTCGCCGCCGACCTGACCCTCGCGGTCGGCCAGCTGATCCGCCGGCTCCGCTCCGAGATCGAATCCGGAGGGCTCGGCATGTCCCAGACGAGCGCGCTTGCGCGGCTCGAACGGCACGGGCCGATGACGACCGCCGATCTCGCGCGCGCCGAGGCAATGAAGCCGCAGTCGATGAAGGCGACGCTTGCCAGCCTCGAGGAAGACGGTCTCGTCGAACGCGAACCGCATCCGACCGACGGCCGCCAGATCCTGTTCCGGCTGACCGCAGCCGGCCTCGACGCGCGGCTCAAGCGCAACGCCGCGAAACACAAGTGGCTCGGCGCCGCGATCGAACAGCTCGATCCCGAAGACATCGCCACGCTCGCCGCCGCGATCCCGCTGATCCGCCGCATCGGCGAGCAATGA
- a CDS encoding isochorismatase family protein, giving the protein MSATRLDTNAALVVIDLQKGIVALPTAHPVEPVIARARTLLDAFRSHGLPVVLVNVAGGAPGRTEQPPRTAQFPADWTELVPELNRQPGDHLVTKKTWGAFTGTDLDAHLKAAGVTQIVLTGVATSIGVESTARQAHELGYNVTLAVDAMTDLNADAHVNSVERLFPRLGETGTTQEIVALLDRRGA; this is encoded by the coding sequence ATGAGCGCAACCCGTCTCGACACGAACGCGGCCCTCGTCGTCATCGACCTGCAGAAAGGTATCGTCGCCCTCCCCACCGCGCATCCGGTCGAACCGGTGATCGCGCGCGCCCGCACACTGCTCGACGCGTTCCGCAGCCACGGCCTGCCGGTCGTGCTCGTCAACGTCGCGGGCGGCGCGCCGGGTCGCACCGAGCAACCGCCGCGCACGGCGCAATTCCCCGCCGACTGGACCGAGCTCGTGCCCGAACTGAACCGGCAGCCGGGCGACCACCTCGTGACGAAAAAGACCTGGGGGGCCTTCACCGGCACCGATCTCGACGCGCATCTGAAGGCGGCCGGCGTCACGCAGATCGTGCTGACCGGCGTCGCGACGAGCATCGGCGTCGAATCGACCGCACGGCAGGCGCATGAACTCGGCTACAACGTCACGCTCGCCGTCGATGCGATGACCGACCTCAACGCGGATGCGCATGTGAACAGCGTCGAGCGTCTGTTCCCGCGCCTCGGCGAGACGGGCACGACGCAGGAGATCGTCGCGCTGCTCGACCGGCGCGGCGCGTGA